The following DNA comes from Castanea sativa cultivar Marrone di Chiusa Pesio chromosome 10, ASM4071231v1.
attcacacaaatagcaatatgagcaacaaagactctagagagcttttgggtacaaaccctaaaaaaaaaaagaggcacactcttctctctcttagaagtctttaaaaacgtgcttagggtttcctttatatcgTGGGAGAAGTATATcaaaaaccctaatccttaatgggcttgaactgtgtttgggccgacttaaaattctgcagaaaattcatgatgcacgattctcgatcgattgagtctattcttcgatcgatcgagccgtgcagaaatagaacagtaatttcctgcaactactcgattccaaacttacattaaaccaaattttgagcaagtctaaacctagactaaatgttttgatcatggtttgccaacataatacacattgaagttctaatacattagtccttaaggtcttagaacctaacaattttcattggtaagtttaaattagaaccaataataatttaccatttataatttattataaaagtgttgtaaaaaatgTAGTAGAtgtcacacttttttttttcacaatacctttatttttagttgtggttggttccagtatgcaattttttttgtttttgttttttagcttaaaaataattaatacctcaacaattgtgaaaatattgtggcaatttgttttgataatattttattcttttagggTAACAGCTCATATgcagataaaataaaaagcgTGTTCAATAGGCGATAtttcctaaaagaaaaaagaaaactagtgAAACAATTTggattgaataaaccaaaactaTTATAGCTTTGCTACTGTAGCTTTGAGCATTGAcctttttaaaatatagaagtttaaattagaatcaataacaacttaccaataataatttgttatcaaaatgttgtgaaaaatgttgtagatataacatttatttttccacaatacctttatttttagttgtggttaatcccaatatgatatttttataattttattttgacctataagaaCTTAGCACCTCTAACAATTGTgacaatttgttattttaataaagttCAACAGGcaatgttaacaaaaaaaaggctAGCGGAACAGTGCCACTTGAACAAACCAAATGCACGGTTGCTTTACTCATTTACACTTTCTgtatatagaaatttaaattaaaaccaataacaatttattactatagaaatgttgtgaaaaatgttgtagatgtaatacttctttttccacaatacctttatttttagttgtggttagtcccaatatgatttttttttaaaaaaaatttattttgacctataaggaCTTAATATCtctaaaaattgtgaaaatattgtgacaatttgttattttaatagAGTTCAACATgcaatattaacaaaaaagaaaaagaaaaaagaaagggctAGCAAAACAGTGCCACTTGAACAAATCAAATGTACGGTTGCTTTACTCATTtacactttttatatatagaaatttaaatgagaaccaataacaatttatcactacgatttattataaaaatgtttgaaaaatgttgtaaatgtagcacttctttttctacaatacttttatttttagttatgataGGTCTCAGtatgatatttttgttattttattttgacctataaagACTTAACACTtctaacaattgtgaaaatttgttgttgttaatagAGTTGAACCggcaatatttaaaattaaaaaagaaaaaagaaaaaagaagaagctagcGGAACAGGAACAGGAACAGTGTCACTTGAATAAACCAAATGCAATGTTCCTTTACTCATTggcactttttatatatatagatattgaAGACTCCAAGTCAGTCAAATATTCTTATTGTTCCGTCTTTGAAAAGATCaactaaacaaatatatatggTGATTACTATCGAAGATAATGCTGCACTTTTGTACATTATATACAATACTCACTTTATAAGCTTCACCGTTTCTTGCGGAGTACGTCATTTAATAAGAATGAAgtaaaaattaactcaaaagcTGGAATTAAGAATTAGATAcaggtggtggttgtggttctAAAGAATCTAAGCCCTGTCAATTTTGATGTAATCATTCAAGCAGCTACAGTTCACCCAAAAccatcaaaacttttattttaatggatAAATTCAACCATTACAAATATtatattcaatataaaaatacatatacaaGGCTTTATGCCTAGCacgaaatatatatattaaatttgccCCACGTAGCTTAGGGTGGTTTCCAACTTAAACTAGAGAGTATTTATATATGTGAGTGAGGTTTGAATCTAGTGTCTAATTACGTTGAACCCATTAAAATTATAACACGTGTTCACTTTTGAATATATGTCATCCTCTTAACAAGTTCAGTGCATTATATGTACTGGATCTAAGCCTCTCACTTTATTGACAATGTAAATAATTATGTGACTTTGATGATTTTTGCAAGGCACATGTCTGTCGGCCTTGCTACCGGTAAATACTTCACTGGGCAACCTGGATTAAGTCGCTCCACACtgtaccaattaaaaaaaaaaaaaccttgtaaACATATGCAGAgagaaaaaagttaattttatttgaCATGAACTAATTAATGTTTAAAGGTTGCAAAAAGAAAGCATGCAATCTCACTTGTAGTTAAGGATATAATGATGAAGGAAAATGGCGATCTCAAGCTTGGCCAGATCACTTCCAGGGCATATCCTACTTCCTGCTCCAAATGGAAGGAAACTTCCAGCTCTGGGTTTATGATTCTAGACAAAAGTTGAGCAAACTtgattatcaattttttagacTTGttattaaatagtaataatataaCTTCTTCAaaatacctcttttttttttttttttgacaaagacTTCTTTAAAAGTCTTAACAAAAGAAACTTCTCAACCAAATTAACTTTTTTCAGAAATGTAAGTAACCGACAGAagggaataagaaaagaattgtaAGATACTAAAACTTTGTTCAACTTACATCCCATCTTGAAGGATCAAATTCCTTTGGGTTTGCATAGGTTTCAGGATCCATATGAACACCTCTATTCCAGACTAAAACTTTCCATCCTTTTGGAACTAGATAACCTACaagtaaataaatttctttaagaaGCCATAATATAAAAGAGGGCTGATAGAGTTTGAAAATATATAGGTGACTGAAGAACTAACCATTCATATTAACATCCTCTTTCGCCTCtctgaaaactgaaaatgagATGCTAGTTCTGCGCAGCATCTCATCAATTACCTAGTTCATAAAAATTTGGAgcttgttaatttttgtttagctcGTTCATCATTTTTCCTAAAGGAATTTGACATAAACTTGTTTCACATGTGTATAATCATTTTCTACTCCTTAGATTGTCCCGTCATTAGTACTAGTTTTCTTATAAGAACAGTAATGCCTCATATGCTTTTTAAAACAATCTTGAATAATTTCTCTTCCCTAGATAGGAATTGCATGCTTCTTCAATGCGTGCATACCTTTGAAAGATATTCCATTTGTCTAATCTCTTTAAGGCTAAGCCCTTTTTGTGTAGATGGTCTTCTCTTCATGATCTTCTCTTGCTCTTCCTGAAAAGTGGAATCCAagtttagtgaaataatcttttttttttttttttttggtattttatttaattggcCACAAGCAAAGGTTAAGTGAGAAGTAATTCTAATTCAACTGTGCCTTTAAACTATATGTTCTCACTTAAGATAAGATTTATTCCAATCTAGGCATCTAGCTCTGTTGGGTATCACGTTACACGATCTAGTATACTATTTCAATACATACTACAAACCAACCTTTGCTATTTTGAAGACCTCTGGATTTTCTGATAGATAAATGATTGACCATAATGCACCATGGGCTGAGCTTTCATGACCAGCTAACATGAACACGATTAATAAATCTATAATATCCAAATCCGCCAATTGTTTACCATCTTCGTCTTTGACTCCCATAAGTAAATCCATCATATCTTTTTTCGCATCTGTTTGATTGGTGTTGTCTTTCATCGTGGCCCTCTTTTTGTCTAGTACAGATTGGAATATCTTCACCAACTTCTTTCGTGCCTGAAGAAAGAAAACCACCATGAAGTGTCATTTGTTTTACAAATACAACAAAGATGGAAACTAACAATTTTCATCCATTACTAGACGACTACTACATAAAATAGAGATAGTAagatattattatcattattattgttattgttattattatttgttccAAATGAGGCTACATAACAAAATAGTTTCATTTGAGGccatataacaaattttttttttgaaaacagtATAATGGGCAAAAAAGAGCCCTAActaagttaaaaaaagaaagtagcAAGGCATACATTaggtctttcttttttattgttttctttgctGATGAGACTTTACCTTGAGTGCTCTGTGGAATACAAATCCCGGAAGATTAATGGCCTGAGACTTTATTCCTGCATTTAAGTCTGTGTACAAGTTCTCTACTGATGTTATAACTGATTCACTATATGTACTGATGAAAATGTTTGTAATGACTTTAAAGGCAACCCCTCTCAACTCTGCCAAGAGCTCGACTGGCCGATTCATGCTAGCCCACTCCTCCAAAGAATTAACCACTATGCCCTCTATAAGATCTATATATCCAGACAGTGCCTCATGGCCATTGATGGGAGCTGTGGTTAGCCGGCGCAATCGTTTGTGCTCAGCATTTGTAATGCCATGGAAGGATTTACCTGTAAGGATTGTTGTTGCTTTAGGATAACCTAGTTTGAATTGGTCATCatttgtcaaaactttcctacaTGTTTCTGGGGTACAAACAATCACACTTGGCTTCCCAAACATGTATGTTTTGTAGATACCTGTCCGGCCATATCTGTAAttccataagaaaaaaaaaagtataaatatgtgcttaaaaaaaaatcgttgACAATAAAATTCCATTTGCTTGGCATCTTGAAAGTTAAGaagtattttgttatttatgaaATCTTAAATATCATagcaaatttcacattttttataattattgaggtggtaggttgttattgatgtacaataaaaatgatttagTGGTGATCCcaacaaaaaagtaatgttGCACTAATTAGAACAAATCCTTTAACCTACTTTTTGTACTTCACTTTATGCTACACTAATCATGCTACTAAATGCTAATCATAATTTAGAGGCCAATAAACAAAGAATGCCTTTACAGTTTACATGCATGTAAAATACTGTGTGATGGgtgtttgtgagagagagagagagagagacttggaAACAAGGTTGTATATGTAGGAATCAGGGTCATCAGATTTGAAAGCTTTGAGGAAAGTTGGAAGACCCCCAAGGTAAGGCCACCCCATATCCCCAGGAGGGAGAGGATATTGTGTTTTCCCCAGCCTTCTAACATAATACCACTCATTGAATCTCCTGAGAAACCCAAACACAAAGACATAGCCACCCAACAGAACTGAAAGTATCAACCACAACAGCTCTATCTCCATTTTATCTATAGTTCCTCTCTTTCTTAGGACTGGAGGAAACACGTACAATAAGTTCAAGTTCCCATAAGGGGGAGTTTTTATAACCGTTCGTGACTGTTCAATGCTCATTACTTAGTccatgtttctttatttatttatttatttatttgagaagaCTTAGTCCATTTTTCTtattatcattaatattattatatttgtattgttgtttttgtttttattatatatatttttccgaAAAGATAATGCGTGTGTTGGAAAAATTCTTTGGTTAACTTCATTTGGGGTTTACTTGTTTGTTATGTTTTGCTCCCTTTCGATGATTTAAACTTCAAAACAAAATGCTTTTGGTCACTTTATTAGTACTacccatttaataatttttgagtTGGTTCTTATTCCctaatatttttctctttgtcGTCCCCTTCCCATAATAAAGATGATCGTAGTGATCAGCCGGAGCCTGccaattaacataaattatCATTTTCACTTATTCGACGGAAGTAGACCTTGCCGGCATGGTTTTGAAAGCCAGAACGGGGAACTGCTCCTTGAAACGTTTCTTTAAACTCCAAAACCCgttctacacacacacacacacacacacacacaaaccaaGCCAGTGTACAAGGATTAAAAACCATGAAAGATGCCGACGTGAACAAGGATTAAAAGAGAAGTGTACTGTCGTTTTGCTGCAGAGTAGACCCCCTTGCTGGCTGTTGATGGCTACCATGTGACTGGAAAAAACTAATAATGTTGATTGCTACCGTGCGGCtggcaaaaactaaaaaatgtgaGGTTTGAACTAGCCTGACTTTGTTGTTTCAAGAGAAGAGGATGTCcaaatgagagaaagagataaaagtgagatttatttattattattattttttatacaacatataaattttactttagtaTAATTTAAGTGTAAACATGTAAGAAACtcttttttaaagatttaaacTTCAGCTCTTGTCCCTATACctcataagcacttatacttgtaaagtgacttTGTAGAGTGACTTTGTAGAGTGACTATCACACCATAAATTCATgcatattttttccttttacataACTGTAAGTCtcacttattaaatttatagtgaaaCCCACAATTTAGATGAAATGATGAAGTAtacatttataataatattagaaTATACAATAATTTTCGGATAGAGACAGTGTACTTGTAGTTGTgaatttttgggattttgtttgcttgtgtgtttttattttattttattttatttacttaaagCTTGCACACCACACGAGATTGAAAAAGAGTTTTGGACCTCCTACTTGTTGACTTGTTTCtcgattaatttttttagtgattaGTCTAATTCTTAGTTCTACAAAGTATAAACCCACCAATTCGTATAtgttaatttattaaatttatttattactttacATTTACCTATCAATGTAAGATTTACACTATATATTAAACAAatacgcatatatatatatatatatatatatatatatatatttacaacaaaaactttGAACCTTGAACCTCGATTTGACTTCAAGATCGGTCCaatattaaaaactttgaaCTTCTTTTGGCCAAAAAACACTTTAAGATTAAAGATGTGTTTGAATATCGCTTatttgctaaaaactaaaaacaatgtaacaaaataatttttaaatgtgtgtaCTATAGGACCCAtatttatattgaaatttgtgtttggatgacttttgtgggtccatgaatagtgccgtgagacccaCAATATTTCAGCAAAACGCACAAAAGCTGGTGATAAACGCTATCCAAACTCCCTCTAAATATGACAATATCCAAGAagataatttgaaatttctagattattaaaaataattatctatttttttcaagaaagaTTATAGTTTATACAGATAATTTAATGAAACCAATTATGCTTAGGgttaatccaataaaaaaagattCTATCTTAATTATAAAATCTAAATCATAAACCGTGAtttatctcttttatatatagtagcAGATAAAAACAAAGAAGGTATATAAAAACCATACTCAAAAGTATCAATTGACACTACCCCACATAAATGTACATGTTAACATCACTGTGGAGAGTGcactaatctctctctctctctctctctctctctctctctctctctctctatatatatatatatatatatatatatatatatatatatacacgcaaaactaagaaaaaatctaattaaattttaaattggagtTTAATACGtatctcatctaatttttaaatttgtgtgtcaagtgaattTTAGGAATTTTAATGGCTTCCCTACACACTACTGTCTTATTAATATACaagtaattgtttttaataataataataatgctagTAGGATTCTCTGAAAAATTCTAAATAGATGGAGAAACTGTAATGATTGAGATTTGTTAGCTGTTTGATTcgccaaataa
Coding sequences within:
- the LOC142613755 gene encoding 7,8-epoxymelianol synthase CYP88A154-like, which gives rise to MEIELLWLILSVLLGGYVFVFGFLRRFNEWYYVRRLGKTQYPLPPGDMGWPYLGGLPTFLKAFKSDDPDSYIYNLVSKYGRTGIYKTYMFGKPSVIVCTPETCRKVLTNDDQFKLGYPKATTILTGKSFHGITNAEHKRLRRLTTAPINGHEALSGYIDLIEGIVVNSLEEWASMNRPVELLAELRGVAFKVITNIFISTYSESVITSVENLYTDLNAGIKSQAINLPGFVFHRALKARKKLVKIFQSVLDKKRATMKDNTNQTDAKKDMMDLLMGVKDEDGKQLADLDIIDLLIVFMLAGHESSAHGALWSIIYLSENPEVFKIAKEEQEKIMKRRPSTQKGLSLKEIRQMEYLSKVIDEMLRRTSISFSVFREAKEDVNMNGYLVPKGWKVLVWNRGVHMDPETYANPKEFDPSRWDNHKPRAGSFLPFGAGSRICPGSDLAKLEIAIFLHHYILNYNVERLNPGCPVKYLPVARPTDMCLAKIIKVT